In Candidatus Kuenenbacteria bacterium, one genomic interval encodes:
- a CDS encoding CapA family protein, protein MKNRNLIIIVFGTALALTLGLFFLSLWLLADSKFVPAEKTIINTRPPAIINKLEPEGEQVKIIVVGDIMLSRTVEQKMIGYKDFNYPFLKTANYLERADLAFGNLETAITPGRIIQAGEMAFRADPKVAGVLANNNFGIVSLANNHSPNFAQTGLEDTFKYLDEEGIKYIGAGKNKEMALAPQYTEIKGIKIAWLARTEQLMVPDNYEAGASRAGTAFWDKEEIKKAIKDAKKQADLVFVSIHAGQEYTNKPTEKQKQFARAAIEAGAEIIIGHHPHVVQSAEKYQNKYIFYSLGNFIFDQMWSRETREGLMLGLMVEKDGIKKIEALPILIEDYSQPRVLAGEQGERIIKRLELEYTKNQDDYKIK, encoded by the coding sequence ATGAAAAACAGAAATCTAATAATAATCGTATTTGGCACAGCCCTAGCATTGACTCTGGGCTTGTTTTTTCTCAGCCTTTGGTTGTTGGCCGACAGCAAATTTGTTCCGGCAGAAAAAACAATCATCAATACTCGGCCGCCAGCGATAATAAACAAGCTCGAGCCAGAGGGTGAACAAGTAAAAATAATAGTTGTGGGCGATATAATGCTCTCGCGTACGGTAGAACAAAAAATGATTGGGTATAAAGATTTTAATTATCCTTTTTTGAAAACAGCCAATTATCTAGAAAGGGCGGACTTGGCTTTTGGCAATCTAGAGACAGCTATCACGCCCGGGCGAATAATCCAGGCTGGTGAAATGGCTTTTCGTGCCGATCCCAAGGTGGCCGGAGTCTTGGCAAATAATAATTTTGGAATAGTCTCTTTGGCAAATAACCATTCGCCAAATTTTGCCCAAACTGGGCTCGAAGATACTTTTAAATATCTGGATGAAGAGGGAATAAAATATATCGGGGCTGGAAAAAACAAAGAAATGGCACTTGCCCCCCAATATACAGAAATAAAAGGAATAAAAATAGCTTGGCTGGCTAGAACCGAACAGCTGATGGTGCCAGACAATTACGAGGCTGGGGCAAGCCGGGCTGGAACGGCATTTTGGGATAAGGAAGAAATAAAAAAAGCAATAAAAGATGCCAAAAAACAAGCGGATTTGGTTTTTGTATCTATACATGCCGGTCAGGAGTATACAAATAAACCGACCGAGAAACAAAAACAATTTGCTAGAGCGGCGATAGAGGCTGGGGCAGAGATAATAATAGGCCACCATCCTCATGTGGTCCAATCAGCCGAAAAATATCAAAACAAATATATTTTTTATAGCTTGGGTAATTTTATTTTTGACCAGATGTGGTCAAGAGAAACCAGAGAGGGACTGATGCTGGGGCTAATGGTTGAAAAAGATGGGATAAAAAAAATAGAAGCTCTACCAATTTTGATAGAAGACTATAGCCAGCCAAGGGTTTTGGCTGGCGAACAAGGGGAGAGGATAATAAAAAGATTGGAGTTGGAATATACCAAAAATCAGGATGATTATAAGATAAAATAA
- a CDS encoding epoxyqueuosine reductase QueH, producing the protein MKEKILFHTCCSPCACQPIEELLGGGFEVTIFYYNPNIHPEPEYKARFQELKKYLQELPVIKIIGGEYEIEQWFKKIKGFEREPERGKRCDLCYELRLKKTAAEAKKMGYEYFGSSLSISPHKKAEKISELGNKIAKEYGLKFLDRDWKKMGGFQKACELSREHNFYRQNYCGCVFSRRKHQ; encoded by the coding sequence ATGAAAGAAAAAATCTTATTCCATACCTGTTGTTCGCCGTGTGCCTGCCAGCCGATCGAGGAATTATTGGGGGGTGGTTTCGAGGTAACAATTTTTTATTACAACCCCAACATCCATCCGGAGCCAGAATACAAAGCTAGGTTCCAAGAGTTAAAAAAATATTTGCAAGAACTGCCAGTAATAAAAATTATTGGGGGCGAATATGAAATCGAACAGTGGTTCAAAAAAATAAAGGGGTTCGAAAGAGAGCCAGAACGAGGCAAGAGGTGTGATTTGTGTTATGAGCTGCGTCTAAAAAAAACTGCCGCAGAGGCAAAAAAAATGGGCTATGAATATTTTGGTTCTAGCCTATCAATAAGCCCCCATAAAAAAGCAGAAAAAATAAGCGAACTAGGCAATAAAATAGCCAAGGAATACGGGTTGAAATTTTTGGATAGGGACTGGAAAAAAATGGGTGGCTTTCAAAAAGCTTGCGAGCTTTCCAGGGAACACAATTTCTACCGCCAAAATTATTGCGGCTGTGTGTTTTCTAGAAGAAAGCACCAGTAA